The genome window TGactcctcggactaagtccgaggagcgtcGCATTCCCACCAttcttccccctttttttgtaGGATCCCCCTCCTTTTGTCTCAgctctcttttccttttatactagtatttgcTTCCCGTTTCCCACCTCcgtgtcagtttttccttttttggggtaagtactcgtcctatcaatccatacgtcagagtggttgggggtggttggggAAAGTTGAATAGCAGGGTctggagtatgggcttgtcaggtgctgggctccacattacggtgtgggcagctttctcccttgtaatgctcttgtactgagtttgtcctttacTTCGGGCGTTTTGTGAGatgttgagcgtgagatcgttttcagccacatccttgggcctttaaGGGACTTTCATCACACGTCCTTGGTAGTAGGACttctcggcttgggctttgAGCCCTTAATACAAGGTGGGCTGGGACCGCAGATTTTGGGTCCCACAATATGTATTTGCagatttttaaaaatgccaaaccttcacacacaaaaaatgaaatgaaaaaaagaaaaagaaaattgatctTAATTTAGTTAAAGATAACGTGGGTTATTAGTGTGTGTTGAATGAATTGGTAAAATTCCATGTCGAGAAGAGATATTCTAGAGAAAGGAAAGAGCTATCTTCTTTTCAATAACACATTGTGAGTctccaatgaaaaaaaagggcaaaTAAAACTTTTGGTTTAATAGATTTTGTCAAAGGAaacataaaatttctatctGCTCGCTCAATATATCTTTGTCGCAGAATTTTGAAGTTTGGTCATTAATATTCaatatttacaaattacaaaacATAATAATGTTTCCCTGattattgttttagtttttgtgtGGGTTCTAATTGGTAAAACTAAAAAGtggtaaagtttttatttttattttttttattcaataagaGATTCGTAAACGATTCcctcttaagaaaaaaaaaaaaaaaaaccaaagaagtaTAAACCGTCTTGCCATAGCCTATGGCAGAGCACTTATGGAACCTTCAAAATTGGCCAAGTTAGTAATGAGGTGAACCTGATATCTTGCCATGTTTGTACGATTCTAAGTTTGTAAAGTGTGTCTTCATATTGGAGAAAGTCATGTTCTGTTGTCCCATACGTGAGAATATGTAAATTTCAAGCCAGTTGAAGAATATTTCTTCAATGTATTCCTTATTCCTTATTCCTGTCTGCCAAAGCCCACATTGCCACCACTTCCAAGCATCCAAGTCCCATCTCAGCTAACATTACCAACCACCACATTGCCACCATTGCCTTCCAACCCATTGCCAACACTGCCAAATCAACCAACTCTTCCAAAGTCCACGTTGCCACCATTGCCAAGCACCCAAGTCCCAACATTGCCAACCATGCCCACAATTCCCAAGGTGACACTACCTCCTCTCCCAGCTAATCCATTGCCTACCATCCCAACCAAAATTCCTTCGATCCCCACCATTCCGACCACAATCCCAACAATTCCTTTCCTCTCTCCACCCCCCTCAAAGTGAAGCACTATTGCTTGAGATGCTACGTTTCCATTCTTTATTCTAGCTTTGTTTGGACTATTCTTTTCACCAGtacttttattactttttgtaTACATTAGAACCTATATGGCTTCTAATGTTCtatatttgtctttttttacAGGCTTGAGCATGTCCATTTGAAATTCTTCGTGTAAGATATTTTGAAGTTTTATTAGTGTCATTATAGGGTCATGGATATGTGAGTGTTATTATTCTTGTACTGGTTCTTATGGACTGTGGTTATGAATATGatttcttattatatatttatgtttgtgGGGAGCTTCTCCTCAAAATGACTACTATCAGACCTCTTagccaaaaaagcaaaaataagaCTACTATTAGATCTTTACTTTCAtgaatccaaaatttcatattaagGATTTTGACGACTTCATGAATTATCCACATAAATCTAAAAGAAATGATCAATGAAGTGCACACATACACgaaaagagggagaaaaaaaaaaaaaatgaaatcaatgtGGGTGCAAAAACATATCATATATCCAATGCAATAATCGATATGATTTAATCAGGCCAACAACACAACAACCATAAAAATTATACCACAGTGATATGGTTAGGCTTATATAACGAAGCATCACACATCCACCttaattcccaaaaaaaatccacttcATTTAGACCTTTTATCTTATACATAGAAGTTAAATACTTTTACACATTCTGTATTAAGTATatcataaacatatataagacaTACATAACACCATATTCTTTCACAGATTTAAAATTATCCAATAAGAACACAAACTATCCCAAATTCTCCATGCCATTGTTTTATTGCTTGTATCAAGCTGTATAAAGAATTGATTTGcttacaaattttcttttcatttccaaAAAGTACGAAACCGTAGGGTTATTCCATGTAAACATCTTCATCAAGATCATCATTTTAAAAAGTcgtcttcacatccatttggtgTACAACTAATTAGTCTAATTTGTATATGAATGCAAGAGCTAACAATACTTTAATTGACATGATCCTAGCCATATTAGTGCTAGTTATTAAAATAGTTTAGTCATTCCCTTTGTTTAAAGTCTTTTGTCATTAACCTTGCTTCAAAGGTTTGAACAAACCCATccatattatattttcttccaaATAACCATTTACTATCAATTGATTTTAAACTTAGAGGTAGATCCACTAAAACCAAAGTATATAATTCGATAATAGTAATTCCACTTCATCATTTATAGATTCTTTCCAAAAAAAGCTACATTTCTAAAAGCCATTCATTCTCTAAAATTTTAGGATCACTCTCCACGTTAAAAGTAAGAGTAATTTAAGATCCCATATCTATCACCTTCCACTAGGTATACAAGAGCTTGATATGATGAAATAAAGTctaaacattttccaaaaagaatCACATACTAATAAAAAGTCCCCATCCCAAATAATTGTTTTagcataaatgattttttaaaaaaaattaaaattgataaaaggCTATTTTAAATCGATTGAATTAgtcatattatcaattgaaaatagtatgttagaaaattttaaataaaaagacataatTAATATATCGATTAAATTAGTCATATTATTAACAAGATTTTGAAACCCGGACCGTTCaatgaaccgtaaaagggagaggttcaaaatttttgaggttgGACTGAGGTCGAATTAGGGttgaaccgtgatgacgtcataattaatttaataattaaataaaataaaaaatgaaataaatttataaaataaacaatattgaTCTGAAAATATAGAatatttgttcaaaaaaaaaattgaatagtaaatatctttcaaatatattttcacaacttttatattttaatacttttaggccaaaaaaatgtaacaaaccgaatgaaaacacaaaaacctACTGCCACAATGCCATGAGCCAACTGATGTCAtgtctcattttttatttatttttatttttattttatcagaaACTAGAAACTTTCATTACTTAAAAAGGAAATTACGTCATGATGGAGAGCTTGTTCTAAGAAACAAGGATTCTCTTCTATCCAAACTAGTTAATCAACAATGCCACAAGCatgtttatttaaaagatgCGCAGGTGTATTTCCCTTGCGCTTTACATGAGAAAACCTAACATTATGAATATCATGACAAGAATCAAGGATCCCATATATTATAGGAGCAACCACGGTAGCTGCATGAGAAAGACCAGCTAGAGCCCTGTACACATTAAGTGAATCCCCTTCTAAAATGAAGTCCTGTATTCCAAGATCTTTTGCAAACTGCAGACTAGCCTCAAAGGCTTTTGCCTCAACTTCCAAAGGACCCAATGGAGCACTCACTTTCATGGACATTGCAGCCATCACCAATCCAGGACAGTCCCGAGCAACAATTCCAATCCCAGCTTCCTTTTTTGCCGAGAAAATAGCCCCATCAACATTCACTTTATACATAATCTCCGGAGGTGGACACCAATGCTCAATCTGATCCTGAACAGCCTTGATTGAAAGCTTTTTGGCACCAACATACTCTTGCAAATACTGACATGGCCATTGCAGTAGCTCtaattccccttttttttttcctccattatGAACCTCATTACGATTAGTCCAAATACTCCAAGCAATTGTAACCACCaatgctaaaatattttcctcacaATCATCCAGCATCATCATCTTCCATAACAAGTCAAGAAAAGAAGGGAATAAACCAATAAAACTAGGTTGGAAAATTCCAAAGCATTTCCAAATATTTTGAGCTCTATGACAAGACCAAAACACATGTCCCGTGGTTTCTAACTCCAGTTTACACTCAGCACAAATATCCTCAACTAGAATCTGTCTGTGTTTCAGAATCCTCTTTGTAGGTAATATGTCTCGACATGCCCTCCACACAAAATGTCGAATCTTATGAGGCACATCTAATTTCCAAACACGCTTCCAAAACCTTTTCGTATTACTCTCATCCGAACTAGAACCTGAGGAACCCAAAGGAGAAGCAGCCAAGATATCAACAGCCACCGTATAAGCACTTTTGACAGTGAAGAGCCCATTGTTAGTCTTTACCCAAATCAGCTTATCTGCAGGTAGACGCATGCTCAACAGTATACACTTAACAGTATCCACTTCACAAGGTAAAAGGAGTTGTTCAATTAAGCCCGAATTCCAGCAAGAATTGTTAGAGTCAATCAACTCAAAAACTCGAAAATATGGAGAAACGTTAACTCGAGGAGAAATTACCATATGAGAAGACGAATTTGGAAGCCATTTATCTCCCCACACTCTAATATTGGTCCCATTACCAACCTGCCATCTCATCCCCTGTTTAACCACCCTTTGTGTAGCCATTAAACTTCGCCAAATATAAGAAGGATTATTCCCCATGGAAGCAttcacaaaatcacaatcaggaaaatattttgctttaaaaaCTTTGAAGACCAAAGAGTGTTTTCCAACCTGCAAATGCCACCCCTGTTTTGCAAGAAGCGCCAAATTAAACGGTTTGAGCAATTTAAATCCTAATCCCCCAGAAGACTTAGGCATACATAGCTTTTCCCAACTCAACCAAGCTGTCTTCCTTTCATTTTGCTTCTACCCCCACCAGAAATTTCTAATCAGATTTGTCAATTCATCACATAGAGAATTTAGAATCTTGAAACAACTTATCGTATAAGTCAGAATAGCTTGGGCCACCGCCTTGATAAGAATTTCTTTCCCCGCCTTTGACAACAACTTCTCCTTCCAACCCGACAATTTCTTAGCAAGTTTCTCCTTAATTGAATTAAATGAGTTTCGTTTATTTCTTCCAACCAATGACggaagaccaagatatttcTCATGATTTCTGATCACCTGTGCTCCAAATTGGTTTTTGATTTCTTCCTTCACACTTGTGTCCGTATTAGAGCTAAAAAACAATGATGTCTTTGTTCTATTCAGTTGCTGACCCAAAGTTGCCTCATAAACTTGAAATATTCGTTGCAAAGAGTCACATTCCTTTAGAGATGCTTCACAAAAAATTAAGCTATCGTCTGCAAAGAATAAATGTGAGAGCTTCGGTCCTCTTCTACACATATCTACTCCATGTAAATCACTCACCACCGTAGCCTTCTTTATCATTGCTGACAAACCTTCAGcataaaacaagaaaagataTGGTGATAAAGAATCTCCTTGATGCAAACCCCGAGTTGGAACAATGTTACCACATGGCTTTCCATTAAGCCTAATAGAGTATTTGACCGATGAAACAGACTTCATTAAAAGATCTCGGACTTTCTAATCAAACCCCAACTTTTCCATGATTTCTTCAAGACACCTCCATTCAACCCTATCATATGCTTTTCTTATATCTAACTTTAGCATCATCTCACCCTTCTTTCccattttcttttgatttatatGGTGCATAGTCTCAAAATCAACCAATACATTATTAGTGATTAATCTACCTTGTACAAAAGCACTTTGTGAATCACTAATAATGGAAGGCAAAACTTTTTTAAGTCTATTGCAATAGCTTTAGAGGCAAGTTTATAAACCACATTACATAAACTAATAAGACGATAATCCGTTATTCTTTGTGGTTccttattttttggaattaagACAATATGAGTGTCATGAAAGTGAGGAGGAGAAATACctgaattaagaaaatcaagtaCAGTTTTAATCACCTCATTGCCAACCATTGCCCAGAAGTGTTGAAAAAGCATAGGTGGCATGCCGTCGGGGCCTGGAGCTTTTAAAGGATACATTTGGTTGAGAGCTGCCTTCACCTCTGCACCTTGGAAATCTCTAGTAAGCATGTTATTCATATCTTGAGAAACTTTAGGCTCCACTGCTTCTATTAATTCCCTGAACTCAGATGGGTTAGAAGAAGAGAATAAGTTTGAATAATAGTTAATCACAATCTCTTCAACCTTCCTCATATCTTCCTACCAACAATCATTCGAATCCATCATACtagaaataaaattcttttgatACCTGGTTGAAGCTTTAGAGTGAAAAAATCTAGTATTTTGGTCTCCATTTTGAAACCAGTTTATTCTAGATCTTTGTAACCACATGGTATCCTCTTTGTCTAACCAACAATTCAACTCTACCCAGGTATTTCGAATATCTTCAATTATAGCAGGAGAAGTAGATTGGAGCTCCAACCATTCCAAATGCCTCTGTAAGCTTTTAATCTTTTTGCCTACATGTCCAAACTCATTTTTATTCCATGCAACCAGCCTTGATCTATATAAGTCCAAGCAATTTACAAGAGGAAAATCTGAATTTGCTAATCTTCCATCATCCCATGCTTTATTAACAAGCTCTTCGCACCTTTGATCCTTTAACCACATAGATTCAAACTTGAACATACATGGAAACTTTTCCTTCTTAGCTTTCCCAAATAAGTGCAATGATAATGGGCAATGATCTGATACAGAAGAAGAGAAGCGATAAAGTTTGGTTGAAGGAAACTTATCTTTCCAATCTTCTGTAGCCAAAGTACGATCTAACCTCTCTCTAATTTGAGTGCCATCCTTCCCTTGATATAACCATGTAAACTTAGGGCCTACGAATCCTAAATCACGAAACCACACAAATTTATGGCATTCAAGTAACTAACCATTTGTGCAGCAGGACGATTTCCACCACCCTCCTTTTTAGATAAACCAACAAgctcattaaaatcaccaattGCGACCCATGGTAAGTGAGACATGTCCTTAATAGACTTAAGCAAAGACCAAGACTCATGCCTTTTTTCCATCTCTGGATTTCCATAAAAACCAGTAAGCTGTCATCATCCCACACCTTCACCTCCATCTATAAATGCATCAATATGAGACATGGAATATTTTTGAACATGAACATTAATATCATCCTTCCAAAACAAAGCAAGCCCTACACTAGAGCCTACACTCGGCATAATCAGCCCATTCTTGAAACCACACTTATCTCTAACATTTACCATCCACTCCCTATTAGATTTTGTTTCCATCAAGAACACTAGTTTGGGAACTTCTGCCTTAACCAATTTCTTTGAGGCATTAACTGTCCggtggttcccaagcccccgacagttccaaCTTAGGATACTCATTGGACCCGGTGGGGCTGTTCAACAGCCTCCGCCGATCCCAAATATGAACTAGAGAGAGTAAGTGTATTTGCTTTAGCACttacttttgttttcttttcagtaTCACCTACATCCTGCGTCTCAACTACAGCCAAAGAAGACTTCCTTTTTAAACCCAACAAATCAGCACTTTCTATTGAAAAAGGACTTTCAATAGCCCTATTCCCACGTCTAGCCCACTTCCCTTTTTTAACATCACCTTTTCTAGCCCCTAAACTAGACTCACCCAATAAGCTATTAAATTTCTTGGGCTTACCCTTTCTTTTAAGTCTTTCAGAATCACCTTTTTCCAATGAGCCTTGAATGACCCAGCCCATCTTGAATTCCCCAACTGAATGCCCCCCTTGAGCAAAGTCACCTTCACCAATTAGCCCACAATCCCCTTCCCTATCCTTAAATGCCCCACTATTCTTATGAACAATCTCATTAGACAACACCGAATTTTCCTCATTTGACACCTTATTAGAATTAGACACGACAACAATGGAAGTTGAAGGCAGTTCAcaatgtctcttttttttttttaataaagaaaaaagaaaaaaaacgcATTACCCCAAAATAGGGAACTAAGGCCATGTTTGGTTCaataattttcatcactcaatttccatcactcatcactcatcattcaatttccatcacttatcactcatcactcaaaatacCCTACCCATTTGGCACCATTACTCACTTGtcattactcaatatttttcacactatttgtgggtcCCATACCTGTCACttggtgcattttttttttaatatcaccGAACCCAgtggggaaaaagaaaaagaaaaaaaagaaacctagaTCAGATCACCGAACccagtggaaaaaaaaaaaaacagatcaaatcaccgaacccagtgaaaaaaaaaaaaaaaaaacccaaattagaTCACTGAACatagtgaaagaagaagaagaagaaaaaaaaaaaagaaaaaaagaaaaaagaaacacagatcagaaggaggaagaagaagccacctggtgtgaaaggaaaaagaaaaaaaagaagatgaagaaacacAACCtagtgaagaaagaaagaaaacaaaaaaaaagatggtcAAAAGTTACAACTAAAGTCTGATAGTGGGGCCCTCCATGTAGTTTTATTTAtggaaatgccattgagttatgagttatggaaactaaaaacagctaaaatatgttttcagttttcataactcgtaactcaaaaatcaaagaattgagtgatggaaatagagttatggaaacagaatTATGGTGGTGCCAAACGGACTTCTAGCTATAGGTCCCACCATTTTttagttatgagttatggaaatagagatatgagttatggaaactaatgaaccaaacaccTCCTAATACTGTCACTTTTTATAACcccttcaaattcaaattttaaatttcaaacaaaaataagaaacaaacaaaaaaatctacAGTCACTTATGTACTTcatcttatttaatttaaaaaaattactatttccAAAGCAACCCACTCATATGTCATATCACCCTTTTTTCAATACAACATCAGACCCAACCTGCCCCCACTTACCACTATCTCCTCTTCCCTTTTTgtcatattttctcttttactcCCCAAGATTCTCTCTATCCCCATAGTTTCTCTTTACAAACAAAATTTATCCTCCATCTGACAGAAACTAAACAACAAGAACCAATGATAATAGAGAAAGATCTAGTGACAGTGAAACATTTTGGCTAAACAAGATGTCAAGCTCTGGCTTCTAGTGAAGAAAAACGAGATAGACCACtgcagattttttttcaaagtatttgttATCCAATCGGTAAAACCGTGTTCAGTCTTGCAAACCCGGAGGTTTGACCGCGGTCCAAACGATTTGCAGCAAATTTAAATTTTCCGGTTTTATACTTCTAAAGAACCGGACTGATGGCTGGTTTCCGGTTACTACAGTCCTACTGGCCGATTCAGTTCGGATTTCAAAACCCTgattattaattgaaaataatgtgttagaaaattttaaatacaaagacttaatatatatatatatatatatatatatttatattatctCAAGATGCGAGAAGAGTTTTAATATTGCATTAAGATGTAGGATTTTAAATaccaaaaatgcaaaatttaaaataaccgCCTTATTCCTCAAATTGTATTAAACTAGTCTTAGGACACCTAAAGAAAGTTGAACTCAAGATCTATAAGATATTTACTATTTTGCCCACTTCATTATAAATAGGATTTATCTAAACATCTCTATTCCTGAAAAATGTATTTCATCCAATATTTTCATCataatttgaaggaaaaacaagtagaaaaatgaaggataaaaaaagtacatatgttataaaataaaaggaagtaGTAGacgtttataaaaaaaagaaagtagtaGACAGAGAAAACTATAAGTGATTATGTATAggacttaatatatatatttttttgttgagaaaaataGGACTTAATATTTAAGTAGTCATCTACTCCTTTTATTATTGCGGAAATACATGCAAGTGATATATTCGATACAAATAGTATGTCCATTCTTTGCAATAACTTCATGTATATATAACAATATCAAGTCAGTCAGTCTGAAGGAAATAGGTGAAGTGATACAATTTGATTGGAAAATGTTGCAGTAATTGAAGGAAGGAAAAAATGGCTGGTGAAGGCCGCAACATAACAAAATGCCGAAATTAAACACTATCCAAGTTATTCAGCCTAAATTGGACACTTGTTCAATTTACAAGCAATACTTAGGAATTCTCGGAGTACAGAGAATGTTGCTCTCTTCTTTTATATTCATAGTGGGtttactcattaaattcatagtggGGTCCATTATAAATGCGAGATGAAAGAATACCATTTATCCATATTCTGGGattacctaagaattttccccAATTTACTCAATCTCCAACAGCATGTAGGAACTTaagttgatttttctttttttaatgaataacttAAGCTGCTAGATTACTTATCTTTCATCATGGTTTATTCAAAcaatttcactaaaaataaaaaaaagcaactaTAAGTCTAGTGGCCCTAAATTTAATATAACTTATACTTAAGGTTTATtcacaacaataaaaaaaaaaaaagtcttcatCTTAAATTTTAGGGTTGATTATGGATCTTCAACATATTAATTAAGGTCGATCATATGGATTATattcttttcttccattttatTAATTGTATCTAATGTTATACTCTATGTTACTTTCttaattaataaatcatttttattacCTTACTAATGTATGTTACTTAATTTGAGTTTTcctttaccttttatttagtAAGTAAATATCATTACATGAGAATTATAAATAGAAttttgataatgaaaaaaaaattacaaccctacttatttatatataaaattataataaataagcacaataaaaaaagggtgttatataatattaaattacttTAATATTCACATTAGTGTTATTTTATTTTCGAAATTGGTTTTAAGTATTATATATAAAGTATGTGTGCATGCATAATAAATGTCTATTTAAGTAAGGAATAATGCTATagccacaaattattttaaacatttttacaaaccatTGATGTGCCcaactttttattgattttcatttagGTCCActattaacatcatttttttatttaccaataaccatTTATCACATCAATTGTAGGAGTGATAGGCCCAATAGTATGTATCTATGTATGTATTAGGttgagggcccaatccgaggacattaaGCAGTTCGAGGATGGGCAAAACATTGTTATGGGAGTTCGGGTTAGTGAATAAAGAGGTGAGGTTTGGTCATAAGAGTCCAAGAAGGTGGTCTGAGAATGAATGCCTCCTCAGTCGAGCAAAGCCGAGGTCCAATAGAGTTGTCTGCCACCCGGGGCATCGTTCTAGGAAGTTATATTGATAAGGACAAACATCCTAGAAGCACAGGACAGAGGGAAGCCATataatatctaagagaaagctgctaccattGCATTGAATGCTGTAGCTAAttctctggccacattaatgaggaagtgatacctgaacagtaattttcaaCCTTACAACTACTCTCTAAAGACTTTAAGAAGGTGTTGATGGGATAAGGATCAACACCAACAatctaatctacacgtggagggtagagatgaaagggggaagatagtgtaaaatagaaggATAGCCGTGAGAGAAGGGGATcgaaaattcaagaaaaaaacactgtaacaataAAAACTGTACTGGTATTATAAACAAGAAttgatctcctcggattgtgccgatgacaattttctttagattaaaccagtttatttttactttattgtcattTAGATCTACTATAATCGCTATccaactcattagagcctagttttctaacccactcttgataaattcattgtattgggctctttgggtcTAGATCCTTTAACCTTTTGGGCCTAGGActcaaatcgtgtccttacaattggcactgTCTGTGGGAAATTCTTATGTTATAGTGAGTTTAATGGTCAATTATAGTAGGTTTAGGTCCAAACCGAGAGGAATCCATGGGATCCCAACGTCAAGATCATTTCCTCAATTTTGAGCAAAGAAGGGATTGAGAAGTTAGTGTGCATACCACCTTTACCAGTAGGAGCCACTCTAGAAGTGGGAGCATGTCTCTCATTAGGAAAACACTAGAGACATGCAACTGGAAGTTGATCATTTGAAGAGGAAGTTGTGCCGCGAATGGTGAAGGCAAACTCCCTCtaactttgatttttcttttggtaatGAGGGGGATGGTAGCTACAAACCCAGTTCAAGAACTCCCCCTAGTGAATCTTTCTTGTGTGATGAGGATTATCACTGTAAGTATAGGAATAAGAGCCCGTCTTGCAAATGCCTGAGAAATGACGCTATGAGCAAGGCGTTAAACCAAATTTCCAGGTCACCTTTCACACGGAGAATTGAAGGAGGAAAACTTCCTCGGCGATTTACTCAGCTAACATTCACAATATACAATGGTCGAAGAGACCCTATGGAACATGTAAGTCACTTCAATCAGAGAATAGTTGTCCATTCCAAGAATaaggctttgatgtgcaaggCGTTCTTGTCCAGTTTGAAGCCTGTGGTAATAAGATGGTTTAATGGCTTGAGGGCAGGTTCTATAGATTACTTTAAGGAACTTATCTGGGCATTTGGATAAGGTTCCTCGGCCCTTAGATTCCCTATTGTTTATGACCATGCTAGAAGGGGAGACCTTGAAAACGTACGCAAAcagatactgggagatgtttaatGAGATCGATGGTGACTTTGATGATATGGCCATAAGAACTTTCAAGGTCAACCTACTTGCCGAGCATAGTTTGAGGAAGTCTTTGACTGGGAAACCTATTAACAGTGTTTATCAACTCATGGACCGAATTGACAAGTATAAGTGAGTTGAGGAGGATCAACAGCAGGGGAAAGGGAAGGCTAAGGTTATCcttcaggagaggagggattttagGTCAGACTGATACAATAATAGCTAACCCTGGAGGGACTTTGCTGGGTAATCGGGGTCTACCAATACTCAAATGGTTAACACAGTGTTCCGAAAACTAGTACATCAAGTCttggagaaaataaaaaatgagtcatTCTTTAAATGACCAAATAAGATGGGAGGCGACCCCATGAAGTGCAATCAGAGCCTTCATTGCCAACACTACCAGAACCGAGGGCATACTACAGAGGATTGTAGAACTTTGTGGAATCATTTAGAGCAGCTGGCTTGAGAAGGGAGGTTAAAGCAGTTTTTGTATCATCCCAGTGGGCAAGGGGGCCAGGCTAGATTGGAACCTCAGAAAGATGCTTTTTTAAGAGCCCCTTTGGCCACGATTAATGTTATCCTCGTTGCTTCGGGGAGGACTAGTTCTCATCCATCCAAGGTGATGTCTGTAACCACCTACCGAGGACTCTAACCATGAGTCAAAGAGGGCTAAGATGGAGATCCGA of Quercus lobata isolate SW786 chromosome 8, ValleyOak3.0 Primary Assembly, whole genome shotgun sequence contains these proteins:
- the LOC115956941 gene encoding uncharacterized protein LOC115956941, whose product is MSKALNQISRSPFTRRIEGGKLPRRFTQLTFTIYNGRRDPMEHVSHFNQRIVVHSKNKALMCKAFLSSLKPVVPRPLDSLLFMTMLEGETLKTYANRYWEMFNEIDGDFDDMAIRTFKVNLLAEHSLRKSLTGKPINSVYQLMDRIDKYK